A genomic region of Fusarium falciforme chromosome 4, complete sequence contains the following coding sequences:
- a CDS encoding NmrA domain-containing protein → MSHGINTSSTFLILLLYTFSLLFTLSILVQASKMSLNKVLLVGANGNLGTVLLEGLVASKSFDISVAKRASSTSTPAYASSTTSVTIPDDMSVEGLVPALKGQDVVIASFPLKDVSQHLRLAEASAKAGVKRFIPADFGSCDAQSEEAKKLLKLYRDKDLVREKCVELAAENPGFSWTSLVCGHFFDFGIRDGLLHFNLDTNEAVILDKGDVPASAATLRRVAEALVAVLKRPDTTKNRLLYVQSFRKTQLEVLASLEKATGATWTREFVDSKAFLEREVNKLSVNFSKHAMEEIVFVLGTLDADWTKKGEAFAMEELGLEDEDLDKVVQEVVDQWKKEKAEQK, encoded by the coding sequence ATGTCGCATGGCATCAATACGAGCTCGACTTTCCTCATCTTGCTTCTCTATACCTTCTCTCTACTCTTCACACTCTCTATACTTGTGCAAGCTTCTAAAATGTCTCTCAACaaggtcctcctcgtcggcgcAAACGGTAACCTCGGTACTGTCCTCCTCGAAGGTCTCGTCGCCTCCAAGTCGTTCGACATCTCCGTTGCCAAGCGCGCATCCTCAACTTCTACACCCGCCTATGCCTCGTCCACCACCTCCGTCACCATCCCCGATGACATGTCAGTCGAGGGCCTCGTGCCCGCCCTCAAGGGCCAGGACGTCGTGATCGCCTCTTTCCCTCTCAAGGACGTCTCGCAGCACTTGCGGCTCGCAGAGGCTTCGGCCAAGGCTGGTGTTAAGAGGTTCATCCCTGCCGACTTTGGCAGCTGTGATGCGCAGagtgaggaggccaagaagctgttGAAGCTTTACCGTGATAAGGATCTCGTGAGGGAGAAGTGTGTTGAGCTTGCGGCGGAGAACCCAGGTTTCTCGTGGACGTCGCTCGTGTGTGGACACTTTTTCGACTTTGGCATCCGTGATGGACTCCTGCACTTTAACCTCGACACCAACGAGGCTGTCATTCTTGACAAGGGTGATGTTCCAGCTTCAGCAGCTACTCTCCGCCGTGTGGCCGAGGCCCTCGTCGCAGTCCTCAAGCGACCCGACACGACAAAGAACCGCCTCCTCTACGTCCAAAGCTTCCGCAAGACCCAGCTCGAAGTGCTCGCATCCCTGGAAAAGGCCACGGGCGCAACCTGGACACGCGAGTTTGTCGACTCCAAGGCGTTCCTTGAGCGCGAGGTGAACAAGCTGTCTGTCAACTTTAGCAAGCACGCGATGGAGGAGATTGTGTTTGTGCTTGGCACTCTGGATGCGGACTGGACAAAGAAGGGCGAGGCGTTTGCTATGGAggagcttggtcttgaggatgaggatttGGACAAGGTTGTACAGGAGGTTGTTGATcagtggaagaaggagaaggctgagCAAAAGTAG
- a CDS encoding N-acetyltransferase domain-containing protein — translation MANLQFRIAAPDDAPQLQQLIQAAFRAEDSRKDWVGDAELAANFCIGVDEILPKITSPDSEMIMAFDDNGALAGTVGVFRRSDDLARLFYLAVDQTLHRGGIGRQVLEYAEGHCQRTWGVKKLGLNALTLRKELIAWYMRRGYVPTGEITPFPVDKLNGRALPEGLGFVEMEKEAKLEA, via the coding sequence ATGGCCAACCTCCAATTCCGCATCGCAGCACCAGATGATGCCCCACAGCTCCAGCAGCTGATTCAAGCCGCGTTCCGTGCTGAAGACAGCAGAAAGGATTGGGTCGGTGATGCAGAGCTCGCAGCAAATTTTTGTATCGGCGTCGATGAGATACTCCCCAAGATTACGTCTCCCGACAGCGAGATGATCATGGCCTTTGACGACAACGGCGCGCTTGCAGGAACAGTTGGCGTATTTCGCCGCAGCGACGATTTGGCAAGGCTCTTCTACCTCGCCGTGGACCAAACTCTTCACCGAGGCGGAATTGGACGACAGGTTCTCGAGTATGCTGAGGGGCATTGTCAGAGGACATGGGGCGTCAAGAAGTTGGGGCTCAATGCGCTCACGTTGCGCAAGGAGCTTATTGCGTGGTACATGAGGCGTGGGTATGTCCCGACGGGTGAAATTACACCGTTTCCTGTGGACAAGCTTAATGGGAGGGCGTTGCCTGAGGGGTTGGGGTTTgttgagatggagaaggaagCAAAGTTGGAGGCATAG
- a CDS encoding Acyl carrier protein, with product MFRTAVLRSVARVAARPAAVTRFAVAAPRAATAVVVPKIQSFQGVRFYSAGGALNKEEVEGRIMSLLQGFDKVNDVSNIKPSAHFANDLGLDSLDTVEVVMAIEEEFSIEIPDKDADSIHSVSQAVEYILHQPDAN from the exons ATGTTCCGTACCGCCGTTCTCCGATCCGTCGCCCGCGTCGCCGCCCGACCCGCCGCCGTGACAAGATTCGCCGTCGCTGCCCCCCGCGCCGCTAccgccgtcgtcgtccccAAGATCCAGAGCTTCCAGGGTGTGCGGTTTTACAGCGCCGGCGGTGCGCTCAAcaaggaggaggtcgagggcCGCATCATGAGCTTGCTGCAGGGCTTTGACAAG GTCAACGATGTCTCCAAC ATCAAGCCCTCCGCTCACTTCGCCAAcgacctcggcctcgactCTCTCGACACCGTCGAGGTCGTCatggccatcgaggaggagttCAGCATCGAGATCCCCGACAAGGATGCCGACTCCATCCACTCCG TCAGCCAGGCTGTCGAGTACATCCTCCACCAGCCCGACGCCAACTAA
- a CDS encoding BZIP domain-containing protein, translating to MAAANGTPTDCHSTSDFCFEPSGGLLDLLPEQYDNYDFANLDTDAIYQSLDWNLDTSVGVLDGAVLPDMNAAGVGQDLGIGEDFLSQEPPLINITNTLQQQQQPTSSPPLAPPTTTSNNKSPSIPGTSTFSLHPSPAASSSSGSSSSHKRKSSPEDESATVALKRQRNTLAARKYRQKRLDRISELEAALAAMTSERDDMRLQLARREAEIDTLREMLSKK from the exons ATGGCAGCAGC CAATGGGACGCCGACGGATTGCCATAGTACCAGCGACTTCTGCTTCGAGCCCAGCGGAGGACTTCTGGACTTGCTCCCCGAACAATACGACAACTACGACTTTGCAAACTTGGACACCGACGCCATCTACCAGAGCTTGGATTGGAACTTGGATACTTCTGTTGGTGTTCTTGACGGTGCTGTCTTGCCCGATATGAACGCTGCTGGTGTTGGTCAGGATCTTGGCATTGGAGAGGATTTCCTCTCGCAAGAGCCACctctcatcaacatcaccaacactctccagcaacaacaacaaccaacatcatcaccacctctCGCTCCCCCAACGACAACCAGCAACAACAAATCCCCCTCCATCCCAGGAACATCCACCTTTTCTCTACACCCCTCCCCAGccgcttcctcatcttccggctcttcatcctcccacAAGCGCAAGTCCTCACCCGAGGACGAATCCGCTACCGTGGCCCTCAAGCGTCAGCGCAACACCCTCGCGGCTCGCAAATACCGTCAAAAGCGCCTCGATCGCATCTCAGAGCTCGAGGCGGCCTTAGCCGCTATGACAAGCGAGAGGGACGACATGCGTCTACAACTAGCACGCCGCGAGGCCGAGATAGATACTTTACGGGAGATGTTGAGCAAGAAGTAA
- a CDS encoding NADH-ubiquinone oxidoreductase 23 kDa subunit, mitochondrial, which yields MAPALQASTAMLARRQLTSSSLVAARLFVAQQRGYATPQGPPPANFRTSRQVQWTWDKESTLDRVGKFFLMTEMARGMYVLLEQFFRPPYTIYYPFEKGPISPRFRGEHALRRYPSGEERCIACKLCEAICPAQAITIEAEERADGSRRTTKYDIDMTKCIYCGFCQESCPVDAIVESPNAEYATETREELLYNKEKLLSNGDKWEPELAAAIRADAPYR from the exons ATGGCCCCGGCCCTGCAGGCCTCGACGGCCATGCTCGCGCGCCGCCAGCTCACCTCCAGCTCCCTCGTGGCCGCGAGACTCTTTGTCGCCCAGCAGCGAGGATACGCGACGCCCCAGGGACCTCCCCCCGCCAACTTCCGGACGAGCAGGCAGGTGCAGTGGACGTGGGATAAGGAGAGCACCCTGGACCGCGTGGGCAAGTTTTTCCTCATGACGGAGATGGCGAGGGGCATGTATGTGCTGCTCGAGCAGTTCTTCCGACCACC CTACACCATCTACTACCCCTTCGAGAAG GGCCCCATCTCCCCCCGATTCCGAGGCGAGCACGCCCTCCGACGATACCCCTCTGGTGAGGAGCGATGCATTGCCTGCAAGCTCTGCGAGGCT ATCTGCCCCGCCcaggccatcaccatcgaggccgaggagcgaGCCGACGGATCCCGCCGAACGACCAAGTACGATATCGACATGACCAAGTGCATCTACTGCGGTTTCTGCCAGGAGTCTTGCCCCGTCGACGCCATCGTTGAGAGCCCCAACGCCGAGTACGCTACCGAGACCCGAGAAGAGCTGCTGTACAACAAGG AGAAACTCCTTTCCAACGGAGACAAGTGGGAGCCCGAGCTCGCAGCCGCCATCCGCGCCGACGCGCCATACCGATAA
- a CDS encoding Peptidase-M14 domain-containing protein: protein MKLHLLTFALSASACLLPSDLVPRDSREANHFALHARQSRPEPDFPIGKGDRFEKGAIVPKGLSTSDRDLKSILTPTEVSSALQGLANTFKDVELIRPPYKSYEGFQFLGAQVGKNPKLLIISGVHARERGGPDNVVYFLSDLLHAREGNKGLKYGKTTFSADQVRKALDAGIVILPLVNPDGVKYDQATNECWRKNRNPKSSKGRPDKIGIDINRNYDFIWDYKKAFSPNADLSGVSSDDPSSEVFHGTSPTSEPETKSVVWAMDKYKDLTWFIDLHSFGGDILYAWGDDNAQTEDPKENFLNPKYDGRRGVVGDEPAKTGYKEYINSQDLTVQKSLANRMKVAMEKAGATLYAVMESVGLYPTAGASTDYAQGRYYAAKCGVGKLQAYTIEFGEESGSAACPFYPGKTQYHSWMRQVASGLMEVALQAADSKPESKKC from the coding sequence ATGAAGCTTCACCTCCTCACCTTTGCCCTCTCGGCCTCCGCTTGCCTCCTCCCTTCGGACCTCGTTCCTAGGGATTCGCGTGAGGCCAACCACTTTGCCCTGCACGCCAGACAATCCCGTCCGGAACCAGACTTTCCTATCGGGAAGGGCGATCGCTTCGAGAAGGGCGCCATCGTCCCCAAGGGTCTTTCCACCTCTGACCGCGACCTTAAGTCCATCCTCACGCCCACCGAAGTCTCGTCTGCTCTCCAGGGCCTCGCAAACACCTTCAAGGATGTCGAGTTGATCCGTCCTCCGTACAAGTCGTATGAGGGTTTCCAGTTCCTGGGCGCCCAGGTTGGAAAGAATCCCAAGCTGCTCATCATCAGTGGCGTGCACGCCCGTGAGCGTGGTGGACCCGACAACGTGGTCTACTTCCTGTCGGACCTGCTGCACGCCCGCGAGGGCAACAAGGGCCTCAAGTACGGCAAGACGACCTTTTCCGCCGACCAGGTCCGCAAGGCCCTCGACGCCGGCATCGTCATTCTCCCGCTCGTCAACCCGGACGGCGTCAAGTATGACCAGGCCACCAACGAGTGCTGGCGCAAGAACCGTAACCCCAAGAGCTCCAAGGGTAGACCCGACAAGATCGGCATCGATATCAACCGCAACTATGATTTCATCTGGGACTACAAGAAGGCCTTTAGCCCCAACGCTGATCTTTCGGGTGTTTCTTCGGATGACCCCTCCAGCGAGGTGTTCCACGGCACGTCGCCGACTTCGGAGCCCGAGACTAAGAGTGTCGTCTGGGCTATGGACAAGTACAAGGATCTGACCTGGTTCATCGACCTGCACTCTTTCGGTGGTGATATCCTCTATGCCTGGGGTGATGACAACGCCCAGACTGAGGATCCCAAGGAGAACTTCCTCAACCCCAAGTACGACGGTCGCCGTGGTGTCGTGGGCGATGAGCCCGCCAAGACTGGATACAAGGAGTATATTAACAGCCAGGACCTTACTGTCCAAAAGTCGCTGGCGAACCGCATGAAGGTGGCCATGGAAAAGGCCGGCGCCACCCTGTACGCCGTCATGGAGTCTGTCGGTCTGTACCCAACTGCCGGAGCCAGCACCGACTACGCCCAGGGCCGATACTACGCGGCCAAGTGCGGCGTCGGAAAGCTGCAGGCCTACACCATCGAGTTCGGCGAGGAGAGCGGATCCGCGGCTTGTCCCTTTTACCCTGGCAAGACCCAGTACCACTCGTGGATGAGGCAGGTTGCTTCGGGACTGATGGAGGTTGCGCTTCAGGCGGCTGATAGCAAGCCCGAGAGTAAGAAGTGCtga